The following proteins are co-located in the Halocatena salina genome:
- a CDS encoding mannonate dehydratase produces the protein MVKQTTKHSVEADVRIGVRTRSLSDDRLAFIRQLGATDIFVDHMDTEEEPDAFNDRDGTDTLAVGRDTIPTVDELTAARERIEDTGLTFTGIQSLPYSLYGDLMFDREDADDALTQITTLIRNLGEAEIPILGYQWNPRGVVPMRTDSVELRGGADGTGFDLDEIEEFNDTDRLAPGLERAYTETEFWENYEYFLNNVLPVAEEAGVRLALHPVDPPGIKSLGGIPRLFRSVENFERAMELVPSKNHGLKLCLGCFSQMGEDVSEVLRRFGERDQIVFIHFRDVVGTVPKFHETFVDEGNFDTVEAVQTLHDIEFDGVVIPDHVPEMVGDDDWRHRARSFTVGYLRGVVDSVTSE, from the coding sequence GCGGATGTACGTATCGGCGTGCGAACTCGGAGTCTCTCTGACGATCGGTTGGCATTCATTCGACAGCTCGGTGCAACGGACATTTTCGTCGATCACATGGATACTGAAGAAGAGCCTGACGCGTTTAACGACCGCGATGGAACTGACACGCTCGCGGTTGGTCGTGATACTATTCCAACGGTGGACGAGCTAACGGCGGCACGCGAGCGAATTGAGGATACAGGACTGACGTTCACCGGCATCCAATCCCTTCCCTACTCGCTGTATGGCGATCTCATGTTCGACCGCGAGGATGCTGACGATGCCCTCACTCAGATCACGACTCTTATTCGAAATCTGGGTGAAGCAGAGATCCCAATCCTCGGCTATCAGTGGAACCCCCGTGGTGTGGTTCCGATGCGGACGGATTCGGTAGAACTCCGCGGCGGAGCGGACGGAACAGGCTTCGACCTCGACGAGATCGAGGAGTTTAATGATACGGACCGACTCGCTCCCGGCCTTGAGCGGGCATACACCGAGACGGAGTTTTGGGAGAACTACGAGTATTTCCTCAACAATGTGCTTCCCGTTGCTGAGGAGGCTGGTGTTCGGCTCGCACTTCACCCCGTCGACCCACCAGGCATCAAATCGCTGGGCGGTATTCCCCGCCTGTTCCGCAGTGTCGAGAACTTCGAGCGAGCAATGGAACTCGTTCCAAGCAAAAATCATGGTTTGAAGCTCTGTCTGGGTTGTTTCTCTCAGATGGGAGAGGACGTCTCGGAGGTGTTGCGACGCTTCGGGGAGCGCGATCAGATAGTGTTCATTCATTTCCGTGACGTCGTTGGCACGGTTCCGAAGTTCCATGAGACGTTCGTTGATGAAGGCAATTTCGATACGGTTGAAGCCGTTCAAACACTTCACGATATCGAGTTCGACGGCGTTGTCATTCCCGACCACGTCCCGGAAATGGTCGGCGACGACGACTGGCGACACCGGGCACGTAGTTTCACTGTCGGCTACCTCCGTGGCGTCGTCGACAGTGTTACATCGGAGTAG